The genomic region ACCAGATGTCCGCTCCGGAATCCGGTGTTTACGCCGTGCGTACGCGGCGGCGGCGTTGACGTTGGCCGGGCGTCCGCGCTAGGATGTGTTTCAGCCCGGCGAGACGCCGGAGATCATGCGCATGTTTTCCTGTCCCTCCGCCGGCTGAGGCCTGCCCCGGCGACGAAAGGGGCGCGATGCCGAGCTACAGCAGGGACGTCACCGTCCGGCTCAGGGACACCGACGCCGCGGGCGTCATCTACTTCACCAGCCTGCTGGTCTTCGCCCACGAGACCTTCGAGCGGTATCTCGACGCATGCGAACGTCCGCTCGGGCGGCAGCTCGCCGAGGACGACGACCTGCTGCCCATCGTCCATTGCGAGGCGGATTACCGGCGCGGCGTTACCGTCGGCGACCGGTTGACCGTCGAGATGGCGGTCGACGCCATCGGCGAGTCCTCGTTCACCCTGGCCTACACGCTGCGCCGGAACGGCGACGAGGTCGGGCGCTGCCGGATCGTGCACGCGTCCCTCGGCAGGCGCAGTCTCCTGTCCGTCCCCCTGCCCGCCGTTGTGCGGGATCACCTGCGTGAATTGTCCGGAGGATCCGGCTGAGCCTCCTGCGACGCGAGGTAGGTTTCCAGCAGTGCCCGCCGGTCGATCTTGCCGAGCGCCAGCCGCGGCAGCTCCTCGACGACGATGATGTCGTCGGGCATGAGCAGCTTCGGCAGCCGCGCCGCCAGCCAGTCCCTCAGCTCCGCCCGCTCGATCTCGGCCGGCGCCGCATACAGCACCGGCCGCCGGCCCCAGCGCCGGCTCGGCGCGGCGATGACGGCGCAATCGTCGACCGCGGCGCAG from bacterium harbors:
- a CDS encoding acyl-CoA thioesterase → MPSYSRDVTVRLRDTDAAGVIYFTSLLVFAHETFERYLDACERPLGRQLAEDDDLLPIVHCEADYRRGVTVGDRLTVEMAVDAIGESSFTLAYTLRRNGDEVGRCRIVHASLGRRSLLSVPLPAVVRDHLRELSGGSG